A window of Tautonia plasticadhaerens contains these coding sequences:
- a CDS encoding right-handed parallel beta-helix repeat-containing protein → MRRTLLILLPPALAAIAWVAVGPGPGLAQQGRGGLPGARPTIEAIDFPSLQAAIDALPPEGGLVRLPAGTFEIDEPLRITSEDASLEGAGTATHIKNSNADEGPALLAAARDYEEDGRSRIWRIRLSNFRLTGNDRSGHGIVARGVNELFIDGVTVSEHGGDGIVLDNCYEDPRICNSLITYNGGTGLNLMACHDIVVSANQFEENVDAVRCTDGFNLCMTGNCLDDHLGNGVVIENTYGSVVSGNMIEECQGTAIILDRDCYGIALSANVIAHEFTDGIDLRDAHGVAVSANAFPIVKRHALAIGPRSGRVAVTGNSFADSTIGEEGERRLEGDREAGGVLLDGTRDIALSGNLFAGVGPKAVELRGEVSRVRFDGNVLTDTELDLGALGDPADGRVVEP, encoded by the coding sequence ATGCGACGAACCCTCCTGATCCTCCTCCCCCCCGCCCTCGCCGCGATCGCCTGGGTGGCCGTCGGCCCCGGCCCGGGCCTCGCCCAGCAGGGCCGGGGAGGGCTGCCCGGCGCGAGGCCGACGATCGAGGCGATCGACTTCCCCAGCCTCCAGGCCGCGATCGACGCGCTGCCGCCCGAGGGCGGGCTCGTCCGCCTGCCCGCCGGCACGTTCGAGATCGACGAACCCCTGCGGATCACCTCCGAGGACGCCAGTCTCGAGGGGGCCGGAACGGCCACGCACATCAAGAATTCCAACGCCGACGAGGGACCGGCCCTCCTCGCGGCAGCCCGGGATTACGAGGAGGACGGGCGCTCCCGGATCTGGCGGATCCGACTGTCGAACTTCCGGCTGACCGGCAACGATCGGAGCGGCCACGGCATCGTGGCCCGTGGCGTCAACGAGCTGTTCATCGACGGCGTCACCGTCAGCGAGCACGGCGGGGACGGGATCGTGCTGGACAATTGCTATGAAGACCCCCGCATCTGCAATTCCCTGATCACCTACAACGGGGGCACCGGCCTCAACCTGATGGCCTGCCACGACATCGTCGTCTCGGCCAACCAGTTCGAGGAGAACGTCGACGCCGTGCGGTGCACCGACGGCTTCAACCTCTGCATGACCGGCAACTGCCTGGACGACCACCTCGGCAACGGCGTGGTGATCGAGAACACGTACGGCTCCGTCGTCTCGGGGAACATGATCGAGGAGTGCCAGGGCACGGCGATCATCCTCGACCGGGACTGCTACGGGATCGCGTTGAGTGCCAACGTGATCGCGCACGAGTTCACCGACGGCATCGACCTGAGGGACGCCCACGGCGTCGCCGTCTCGGCCAACGCGTTCCCGATCGTCAAGCGGCACGCCCTGGCGATCGGGCCGAGGAGCGGGCGGGTCGCGGTCACGGGCAACAGCTTCGCCGACAGCACGATCGGCGAGGAGGGGGAGCGACGGCTCGAAGGCGACCGGGAGGCCGGCGGCGTCCTGCTCGACGGCACCCGCGACATCGCCCTCAGCGGCAACCTCTTCGCCGGGGTCGGGCCGAAGGCGGTCGAGCTCCGGGGCGAGGTGAGCCGGGTCCGCTTCGACGGGAACGTCCTGACCGACACCGAGCTGGACCTCGGGGCCCTGGGGGATCCGGCGGACGGGCGGGTCGTCGAGCCCTGA
- a CDS encoding DUF1501 domain-containing protein, protein MDRREMLWRAGGGLGGIALAHMLGVEGLRAEDGAATLPKGDFDGGLHHPAKAKRVVQLFMSGAASQCDTFDYKPLLIAKDGTPFDPGGAVELFQSDPGAVMASPWPWRQHGECGAWVSDLLPHLATCVDEIAFLPAMVSTSNVHGPATFLQATGFVMPGFPSVGSWASYGLGSLNENLPTFVVLPDSRGYAPNGPANWGAGFLPAEHQGTTIRPADPRPIRDLFPPDEPFLTDSAEAEGRDLLARLNRRHASERPGDSRLDARIASYELAARLQLSAPEVLDLSGETEATKALYGLDREITADFGRNCLIARRLLERGVRFVQLWSGADNGFPRRNWDSHEDLARDHGEMGTSMDRPAAALIKDLRARGLLDDTIVLWTTEFGRMPCSQGSKGRDHNPFTFTSWLAGGGIKGGVTHGASDEWSYKAAEHVTHGYDVHATVLHLLGIDHTRLTVRHDGIDRRLTDVHGHVIHPILA, encoded by the coding sequence ATGGATCGCCGCGAAATGCTCTGGCGGGCGGGGGGGGGACTGGGAGGGATCGCCCTGGCCCACATGCTGGGCGTCGAGGGCCTGCGGGCCGAAGATGGGGCCGCGACTCTTCCGAAGGGCGACTTCGACGGCGGGCTGCACCACCCAGCGAAGGCGAAGCGCGTCGTGCAGCTCTTCATGTCCGGCGCCGCCAGCCAGTGCGACACCTTCGACTACAAGCCGCTGCTGATCGCGAAGGACGGCACGCCGTTCGACCCGGGCGGCGCGGTCGAGCTGTTCCAGAGCGACCCCGGGGCCGTCATGGCGAGCCCCTGGCCGTGGCGGCAACACGGCGAATGCGGCGCCTGGGTCAGCGACTTGCTCCCCCACCTGGCGACCTGCGTCGACGAGATCGCCTTCCTTCCGGCCATGGTGTCGACCTCGAACGTCCACGGCCCGGCCACGTTCCTCCAGGCGACCGGGTTCGTGATGCCGGGCTTCCCCAGCGTCGGGTCGTGGGCCTCCTACGGGCTCGGCTCCTTGAATGAGAACCTGCCGACCTTCGTCGTCCTGCCCGACTCCCGGGGCTACGCCCCAAACGGCCCCGCGAACTGGGGGGCCGGTTTCCTGCCGGCCGAGCACCAGGGCACGACGATCCGGCCCGCCGACCCCCGCCCCATCCGCGACCTGTTCCCGCCCGACGAGCCGTTCCTGACCGATTCGGCCGAGGCCGAGGGGCGGGACCTGCTGGCCCGGTTGAACCGCCGACACGCCTCGGAACGGCCGGGTGACTCCCGGCTCGACGCCAGGATCGCCTCCTACGAACTGGCGGCCCGGCTGCAGCTGAGCGCGCCGGAGGTGCTCGACCTGTCGGGCGAGACGGAGGCGACGAAGGCCCTCTACGGCCTCGACCGGGAGATCACCGCCGACTTCGGCCGCAATTGCCTGATCGCCCGCCGCCTGCTGGAGCGGGGCGTGCGGTTCGTCCAGCTCTGGAGCGGCGCCGACAACGGCTTCCCGCGCCGCAACTGGGACTCGCACGAGGACCTCGCCCGGGACCACGGCGAGATGGGCACGAGCATGGACCGGCCCGCCGCCGCCCTGATCAAGGACCTGAGGGCCCGGGGGCTGCTCGACGACACCATCGTCCTCTGGACGACCGAGTTCGGCCGGATGCCCTGCTCGCAGGGGAGCAAGGGTCGCGACCACAACCCGTTCACGTTCACCTCCTGGCTGGCCGGCGGAGGGATCAAGGGCGGCGTGACCCACGGGGCCAGCGACGAGTGGTCGTACAAGGCGGCCGAACACGTGACCCACGGCTACGACGTCCACGCCACCGTCTTGCACCTGCTGGGCATCGATCACACGAGGCTCACCGTGCGGCACGACGGCATCGACCGCCGCCTGACGGACGTGCACGGTCACGTCATCCACCCGATCCTCGCCTGA
- a CDS encoding ExbD/TolR family protein: MARPVLHDVKYQPDLTPLLDVVFQLMTFFIMVSNFNQEVYDQRVRLPVAGSARPIVDATEDKLVLNIDPEGRLLFNNRALDTGEAVKEIRFQADLTRLNTEAAGVSLSAGEPLPTTVILRADRATPFRDVFALIRACQEVGFTRFDLRALSAPAR; encoded by the coding sequence ATGGCCCGTCCCGTCCTGCACGACGTGAAATATCAGCCGGACCTGACGCCCCTGCTCGACGTCGTCTTCCAGCTGATGACCTTCTTCATCATGGTCTCCAACTTCAACCAGGAAGTATACGACCAGCGCGTCCGGCTCCCGGTCGCCGGTTCGGCCCGGCCGATCGTCGACGCCACCGAGGACAAGCTCGTCCTGAACATCGACCCCGAGGGCCGCCTCCTCTTCAACAACCGGGCGCTGGACACCGGCGAGGCGGTGAAGGAGATCCGCTTCCAGGCCGACCTCACCCGGCTGAACACCGAGGCCGCCGGCGTCTCACTCTCGGCCGGGGAGCCCTTGCCGACGACCGTCATCCTCCGGGCCGACCGCGCCACCCCGTTCCGCGACGTCTTCGCCCTGATCCGGGCCTGCCAGGAGGTCGGCTTCACCCGGTTCGACCTCCGGGCGCTCAGCGCCCCGGCCCGATAG
- a CDS encoding ExbD/TolR family protein, translating into MPRRRQATEVEVPLTPMLDVAFQLLTFFILTFKPAPLELQFDLNLLPTTPQAQPEPEPPPEDSPSDEPPAIRSFQVTLLSNRTGELTGIELEELRFEDLPALEARLEALLADPDYGFDEALIRAHEDLHWEHLVEVLNLFADLGLSKVNFTQMR; encoded by the coding sequence ATGCCCCGACGCCGCCAAGCCACCGAAGTCGAAGTGCCCCTGACGCCGATGCTCGACGTGGCGTTCCAGTTGCTGACCTTCTTCATCCTGACCTTCAAGCCCGCGCCGCTGGAGCTCCAGTTCGACCTGAACCTGCTCCCGACCACCCCCCAGGCCCAGCCTGAGCCCGAGCCGCCCCCCGAGGACAGCCCCTCCGACGAGCCCCCGGCGATCCGGTCATTCCAGGTCACCTTGCTCTCCAACCGCACCGGGGAGCTGACGGGGATCGAGCTGGAGGAGTTGCGGTTCGAGGATCTGCCGGCGCTGGAGGCCCGGCTGGAGGCCCTGCTCGCCGATCCGGATTACGGCTTCGACGAGGCCCTGATCCGGGCCCACGAGGATCTCCACTGGGAACACCTCGTCGAGGTCCTCAACCTCTTCGCCGACCTTGGCCTGAGCAAGGTCAACTTCACCCAGATGCGCTGA
- a CDS encoding EVE domain-containing protein gives MAYWLFKSEPDCFSFDDLMASPERSTGWDGIRNYQARNFLRDQVRRGDLVLYYHSNAKPPGIAGIAEVVREAHPDPTAFDPEADHYDPKSDPDDPTWFQVTIRAVRPIDPPLDLPRLRAEPRLDGLELLRKGSRLSIQPVGPEHWSVIEGLIADAAPGPKSKARTKLRPA, from the coding sequence ATGGCCTACTGGCTGTTCAAGTCCGAGCCGGATTGCTTCTCCTTCGACGACCTGATGGCCTCCCCCGAGCGTTCGACCGGCTGGGACGGGATCCGCAACTATCAGGCACGCAACTTCCTGCGCGACCAGGTCAGGCGTGGCGACCTCGTGTTGTACTACCATTCCAACGCCAAACCGCCCGGCATCGCCGGCATCGCCGAGGTCGTCCGGGAGGCCCACCCCGACCCCACCGCCTTCGACCCCGAGGCCGACCACTACGACCCCAAGAGCGACCCCGACGACCCGACCTGGTTCCAGGTTACCATCCGGGCCGTCCGGCCGATCGACCCTCCCCTCGACCTCCCCCGCCTCCGAGCCGAGCCCCGGCTCGACGGCCTGGAGCTGCTCCGGAAGGGGAGCCGCCTGTCGATCCAGCCGGTCGGACCCGAGCACTGGTCGGTCATCGAGGGATTGATCGCCGACGCCGCCCCCGGGCCGAAGTCGAAGGCGAGGACGAAACTCCGGCCGGCCTGA
- a CDS encoding bifunctional acetate--CoA ligase family protein/GNAT family N-acetyltransferase, which translates to MSTPDDAAITPAHDVLRSTRSDLEPIFSPRTVAVVGATEAAGSVGRTVLWNLLSSPFGGTVYPVNPGRPNVLGVKAYPTVSSLPEPVDLAVIATPAATVPGVVGECVDAGVKGAIVVSAGFKEVGPEGADLERRALEQARRGRMRIVGPNCLGVMNPTTGLNATFAAAMARPGNVAFLSQSGALCTAVLDWSFQDQVGFSAFVSIGSMLDVGWGDLIDYLGDDPRTRAIVIYMESIGDARHFLSAAREVAMSKPIIVIKAGRTAAAAAAAASHTGGLTGSDEVLDAAFRRCGVLRVETIAHIFNMAEVLAKQPRPRGPRLAILTNAGGPGVLATDSLIQFGGSLAELSPETIAELDGFLPDAWSRGNPVDILGDADPDRFARAVEVVSKDRNSDGLLVVLTPQAMTDPTRTADQLKMHAKLGHKPILASWMGGTHVAAGVDILNRSGIPTFTYPDTAARAFAAMWRYSDALRGIYETPAETEHDGERGVDRASAEEIVRAARSSGRTILNEYESKRLLAAYGIPTVETVVATDEKAAAEASGRIGYPVVLKLHSDAIAHKTDVGGVVLNLADAAAVRAAFRSIRESASKAGVPGDFRGVTVQPMVRPPDGYELIVGSSIDPQFGPVLLFGTGGSLVEVFRDRALALPPLNTTLARRMMERTRILSALKGVRGRPPVDLGALERLLVRFSQLVVEQRWIREIDINPLLASHSGLLALDARVIVHGLDARAEDLPRPAIRPYPSQYVEPFTLRDGTRTTIRPIRPEDEPLLIAFHETLSERSVYSRYFQAMKLSTRVAHDRLTRICFIDYDREMALVVSRRPTEPGRHEILAVGRLSRIHGADAAEFALLVADPYQGQGLGVELLRRLLRIARDEGLRLVTAEMLRNNRPMQRVCEALGFRLRYDPDDEVVHAEIEL; encoded by the coding sequence ATGTCGACCCCCGACGACGCCGCCATCACCCCGGCGCACGACGTGCTCCGCTCGACTCGGAGCGACCTCGAACCGATCTTCTCGCCCAGGACCGTCGCGGTGGTCGGCGCGACCGAGGCGGCGGGGAGCGTCGGCCGGACGGTCCTCTGGAACCTGCTGAGCAGCCCCTTCGGCGGCACGGTCTATCCGGTCAACCCGGGGCGGCCGAACGTGCTCGGGGTCAAGGCGTATCCGACCGTCTCGAGCCTCCCCGAGCCGGTGGACCTCGCGGTCATCGCCACGCCGGCGGCGACGGTCCCGGGGGTCGTCGGGGAGTGCGTCGACGCGGGGGTGAAGGGGGCGATCGTCGTCTCGGCCGGCTTCAAGGAGGTCGGGCCGGAGGGGGCGGATCTGGAGCGCCGGGCCCTGGAGCAGGCGAGGCGGGGCCGGATGCGGATCGTCGGGCCGAACTGCCTGGGGGTGATGAACCCGACCACCGGCCTCAACGCCACCTTCGCCGCGGCGATGGCCCGTCCCGGGAACGTGGCCTTCCTGAGCCAGAGCGGGGCGCTCTGCACGGCGGTGCTCGACTGGAGCTTCCAGGACCAGGTGGGGTTCAGCGCCTTCGTCTCGATCGGCTCGATGCTCGACGTCGGCTGGGGTGACCTGATCGACTACCTGGGGGACGACCCGAGGACCCGGGCGATCGTCATCTACATGGAGTCGATCGGCGATGCGCGCCACTTCCTCTCGGCGGCCCGGGAGGTGGCCATGAGCAAGCCGATCATCGTCATCAAGGCCGGCCGGACGGCCGCCGCCGCCGCCGCCGCCGCCTCGCACACCGGGGGCCTGACCGGCAGCGACGAGGTGCTCGACGCCGCGTTCCGGCGCTGCGGCGTCCTGCGAGTGGAGACGATCGCCCACATCTTCAACATGGCCGAGGTGCTCGCCAAGCAGCCCCGGCCCCGGGGCCCCCGGCTGGCGATCCTGACCAACGCCGGGGGGCCGGGTGTGCTGGCGACCGACTCGCTGATCCAGTTCGGGGGCTCGCTCGCCGAACTCTCGCCGGAGACGATCGCGGAATTGGACGGGTTCCTCCCCGACGCCTGGAGCCGCGGCAACCCGGTCGACATCCTCGGCGACGCCGACCCCGACCGCTTCGCCAGGGCGGTCGAGGTCGTCTCGAAGGATCGCAACAGCGACGGGCTGCTTGTGGTCCTCACGCCCCAGGCCATGACCGACCCGACCCGGACGGCCGATCAGCTGAAGATGCACGCGAAGCTCGGCCACAAGCCGATCCTCGCCAGTTGGATGGGCGGCACCCACGTGGCGGCGGGGGTCGACATCCTCAACCGCTCCGGCATCCCGACCTTCACCTACCCCGACACCGCCGCCCGCGCCTTCGCCGCCATGTGGCGCTACAGCGACGCCCTCCGGGGCATCTACGAGACCCCCGCCGAGACCGAGCACGACGGCGAGAGGGGCGTCGATCGCGCCTCGGCCGAGGAGATCGTGAGGGCCGCCCGGAGCTCGGGCCGAACAATCCTGAACGAATACGAGTCGAAGCGGCTGCTCGCCGCCTATGGCATCCCCACGGTGGAGACCGTGGTGGCGACGGATGAGAAGGCCGCGGCGGAGGCGAGCGGCCGGATCGGCTACCCGGTGGTCCTCAAGCTGCACTCCGACGCGATCGCCCACAAGACCGACGTCGGCGGGGTGGTCCTCAACCTGGCCGACGCCGCCGCCGTCCGGGCCGCCTTCCGGTCGATCCGGGAGTCGGCCTCGAAGGCCGGAGTCCCCGGCGACTTCCGGGGCGTGACCGTCCAGCCGATGGTCCGGCCGCCGGACGGGTACGAGCTGATCGTCGGCAGCAGCATCGACCCCCAGTTCGGCCCCGTCCTGCTGTTCGGCACCGGGGGGTCGCTCGTCGAGGTCTTCCGGGATCGCGCCCTCGCCCTGCCGCCGCTGAACACGACGCTGGCCCGGAGGATGATGGAACGGACCCGCATCCTCTCGGCACTGAAGGGGGTCCGGGGCCGGCCGCCGGTCGACCTGGGGGCCCTGGAACGGCTGCTCGTCCGATTCAGCCAGCTGGTCGTCGAGCAGCGGTGGATCCGGGAGATCGACATCAACCCGCTGCTGGCGTCGCACTCGGGGCTGCTCGCGCTGGACGCCCGGGTGATCGTCCATGGGCTGGACGCCCGGGCCGAGGATCTCCCCCGGCCGGCGATCCGCCCCTATCCGTCCCAGTATGTCGAGCCCTTCACGCTCCGAGACGGGACCCGGACGACCATCCGGCCGATCCGGCCCGAGGACGAGCCGCTGCTGATCGCCTTCCACGAGACGCTCTCGGAGCGGAGCGTCTATTCCAGGTACTTCCAGGCGATGAAGCTCAGCACCCGGGTCGCCCACGATCGGCTGACCCGGATCTGCTTCATCGATTACGACCGGGAGATGGCGCTTGTCGTCTCCCGGCGCCCCACCGAGCCGGGGCGTCATGAGATCCTGGCCGTCGGCCGGCTCAGCCGCATCCACGGCGCCGACGCGGCCGAGTTCGCCCTGCTGGTCGCCGACCCGTACCAGGGCCAGGGGCTCGGCGTCGAGCTGCTCCGACGCCTGCTCCGGATCGCCCGGGACGAGGGGCTCCGCCTCGTCACCGCCGAGATGCTCCGCAACAACCGCCCGATGCAGCGCGTCTGCGAGGCGCTCGGCTTCCGGCTCCGCTACGACCCCGACGACGAGGTCGTCCACGCCGAGATCGAACTCTGA
- a CDS encoding VOC family protein, with protein MACIEHVALFAADPHALKDFYADAFGLRVVLDNSKASPPGYFLADDAGVAVELIGRPEGVPGADTRWICHIAFIVEDVAAARTDLEARGVVFEQETAVDNEAMTTAFFRDPEGNRLQIVSRPRPLVS; from the coding sequence ATGGCCTGCATCGAGCACGTCGCCCTCTTCGCCGCCGACCCGCACGCCCTGAAGGACTTCTATGCCGATGCCTTTGGCCTCCGCGTGGTCCTCGACAACAGCAAGGCCAGCCCCCCCGGCTACTTCCTGGCCGACGACGCCGGCGTGGCCGTCGAGCTGATCGGCAGGCCGGAGGGGGTCCCCGGCGCCGACACGAGGTGGATCTGCCACATCGCCTTCATCGTCGAGGACGTCGCCGCCGCCCGGACCGACCTGGAGGCCCGGGGCGTCGTCTTCGAGCAGGAAACCGCCGTCGACAACGAGGCGATGACCACGGCATTCTTCCGGGATCCGGAGGGGAATCGGCTCCAGATCGTCTCCCGGCCGAGGCCCCTGGTGTCCTGA
- a CDS encoding DUF1553 domain-containing protein: protein MFVTIRGPEVMIAGPLLLLALATPGGADDPFRDRVAPILESRCLSCHGGDRPEGGFSLETRSGLLAGGDIHGPAFDAEAPAFSPLLDAISGDEPRMPPEGDPLGPGEVDAIRRWVLDGAPWPAGTSLRDRRFDDDWWSLAPPARPEVPEPRDPTLVRNPIDAFILSRLDEDGLTAGPEADRRTLIRRATYDLTGLPPTPGEVDAFLDDRGPGAFERLVDRLLASPRYGERKARRWLDLVHFADTHGYDKDKRRPHAWPYRDYVIRSFNEDIPYGRFVRQQIAGDVLDPGDPDGVIATGFIAAGPWDFVGHVELREGTVDKQKTRLIDRDDMLANAMSTFVSLTVHCARCHDHKFDPIPQQDYYRLQAVFSGVERGDRPFESVEAAKRRGGLERRRAEVAARLDTLNRRIDERTRADRARIVAELASRLLEIDELPRPGLGEASPTNGYHSAIATTPDTTKWVQVDLGRAVPVSAIYLIPARPVDFPDTPGFGFPAGFRVEVSEDDPEFRHADRLVDHASGSFENPGDVPVRIAPEDGIARTARYVRVTATRLRERRDDYAFALGELLVISGGEEVAGGAAVSSLDSIEAGRWGRSHLVDGFDSRTRLADPDDPETLSAIDRRATLLQSARRDHASRWRSILASRVDPDTIAEVGKAEDELAELDRSIDALPGPSLVYAASPRAPRPIHLLARGDVTQPGEEVGPGALSRVPGPDPDFDETEDEGARRAALAEWIAHPDNPLTWRSIVNRAWQDRFGVGLVDTPSDFGRNGSTPSHPELLDWLAVEFRDSGGSLKELDRLIVTSGTYRQSSRHDAADARVDSGNRLLWRQNRRRLEAEEIRDAALFVSGALDESMGGPGFALFRFEDDHSPIYDHDDPAWIDPPEGRRRAIYRFAVRSVPDPFLECLDGADPNINVPVRNETITALQSLALLNDPFMIARAKDLAARISGMARGTGGRIDAAYRLALGRSPGEEERSALANYAGEHGLEAACRLVLNLNEFAFVD from the coding sequence GTGTTCGTCACGATCCGGGGGCCTGAAGTCATGATCGCCGGGCCGCTGCTGCTGCTCGCACTGGCCACGCCGGGGGGGGCGGACGACCCGTTCCGGGATCGGGTCGCGCCGATCCTCGAGTCCCGATGCCTGTCCTGCCACGGCGGCGATCGGCCCGAAGGGGGATTCTCGCTCGAGACCCGGTCGGGCCTCCTCGCCGGGGGGGACATCCACGGCCCCGCCTTCGACGCCGAGGCCCCGGCCTTCAGCCCCCTGCTCGACGCCATCTCGGGCGATGAACCGCGGATGCCCCCCGAGGGGGATCCCCTGGGGCCCGGCGAGGTGGATGCGATCCGCCGATGGGTCCTGGACGGGGCCCCCTGGCCGGCGGGGACCTCGCTCCGGGATCGCCGCTTCGACGACGATTGGTGGTCGCTCGCCCCCCCGGCCCGGCCCGAAGTTCCCGAGCCCCGGGACCCGACCCTCGTCCGCAATCCGATCGACGCCTTCATCCTCAGCCGACTCGACGAGGACGGCCTGACGGCCGGCCCCGAGGCGGACCGCCGCACCCTGATCCGCCGCGCGACCTACGACCTGACCGGACTACCGCCGACCCCGGGGGAGGTCGACGCCTTCCTCGACGATCGAGGGCCCGGGGCCTTCGAGCGGCTCGTCGACCGGCTCCTGGCCTCCCCGAGATACGGCGAGCGCAAGGCCCGACGCTGGCTCGACCTCGTCCACTTCGCCGACACCCACGGCTACGACAAGGACAAGCGCCGGCCCCACGCCTGGCCGTACCGCGATTACGTCATCCGGTCGTTCAACGAGGACATCCCCTACGGGCGATTCGTCCGCCAGCAGATCGCCGGCGACGTCCTCGACCCCGGCGACCCCGACGGCGTGATCGCCACCGGCTTCATCGCCGCCGGGCCCTGGGACTTCGTCGGCCACGTCGAGCTGCGCGAGGGGACCGTCGACAAGCAAAAGACCCGGCTGATCGACCGGGACGACATGCTCGCCAACGCCATGTCCACCTTCGTCAGCCTCACCGTCCACTGCGCCCGGTGCCACGACCACAAATTCGACCCGATCCCCCAGCAAGATTACTACCGCCTCCAGGCCGTCTTCTCGGGCGTGGAACGCGGCGATCGGCCGTTCGAGTCGGTCGAGGCGGCGAAGCGTCGGGGGGGACTCGAGCGACGCCGCGCCGAGGTCGCCGCCCGGCTGGACACGCTGAACCGGCGGATCGACGAGCGGACCCGGGCCGATCGGGCCCGGATCGTCGCCGAGCTGGCCTCCCGACTGCTCGAAATCGACGAGCTCCCCCGCCCGGGCCTCGGCGAGGCGAGCCCGACCAATGGGTATCACTCCGCCATCGCGACGACCCCGGACACGACCAAATGGGTCCAGGTCGACCTCGGGCGCGCCGTCCCGGTCTCTGCGATCTACCTGATCCCCGCACGGCCGGTCGACTTCCCGGACACGCCGGGATTCGGCTTCCCCGCCGGGTTCCGGGTCGAGGTCTCGGAGGACGACCCCGAATTCCGGCACGCCGATCGGCTCGTCGATCACGCGAGCGGGTCGTTCGAGAATCCCGGCGACGTCCCGGTGCGGATCGCCCCCGAAGACGGGATCGCCCGAACGGCACGGTACGTCAGGGTCACCGCGACGAGGCTCCGGGAACGCCGGGACGACTACGCGTTCGCGCTCGGCGAATTGCTCGTGATCTCCGGCGGGGAGGAGGTCGCCGGGGGGGCCGCCGTCTCGTCGCTCGATTCGATCGAGGCCGGCCGATGGGGGCGGTCGCATCTGGTGGACGGCTTCGACAGCCGGACCCGGCTCGCGGACCCGGACGACCCGGAGACCCTCTCGGCGATCGATCGCCGGGCGACGTTGCTCCAATCGGCCCGACGGGACCACGCCTCGCGCTGGCGGTCGATCCTGGCCTCCAGGGTCGACCCCGACACGATCGCCGAGGTGGGAAAGGCCGAGGACGAACTCGCCGAGCTCGACCGGTCGATCGACGCGTTGCCCGGGCCGTCGCTGGTCTACGCCGCCTCGCCCCGCGCCCCCCGCCCCATCCACCTGCTGGCACGCGGGGACGTCACCCAGCCGGGGGAGGAGGTCGGGCCCGGCGCCCTCTCCCGCGTGCCCGGGCCCGACCCGGACTTCGACGAAACCGAGGACGAGGGTGCCCGCCGCGCCGCACTGGCCGAGTGGATCGCCCACCCGGACAACCCGCTCACCTGGCGGTCGATCGTCAACCGGGCCTGGCAGGACCGGTTCGGCGTCGGCCTGGTGGACACCCCCAGCGACTTCGGCCGCAACGGGTCGACGCCCTCGCACCCGGAGTTGCTCGACTGGCTCGCCGTCGAGTTCCGGGACTCGGGCGGTTCGCTCAAGGAGCTGGACCGGCTGATCGTCACCAGCGGCACGTACCGGCAATCGTCCCGGCACGACGCGGCCGATGCCCGGGTCGACTCCGGCAATCGCCTCCTCTGGCGGCAGAATCGCCGTCGCCTGGAGGCGGAGGAAATCCGGGACGCCGCCCTGTTCGTCTCCGGCGCGCTCGACGAGTCGATGGGGGGTCCCGGCTTCGCCCTCTTCCGCTTCGAGGACGATCACTCGCCGATCTACGACCATGACGACCCCGCCTGGATCGACCCGCCGGAGGGCCGACGGCGGGCGATCTACCGCTTCGCCGTCCGCAGCGTCCCCGACCCGTTCCTCGAGTGCCTCGACGGCGCCGACCCGAACATCAACGTCCCGGTGCGCAACGAGACGATCACCGCGCTCCAGTCGCTCGCCCTGCTCAACGACCCGTTCATGATCGCCCGGGCCAAGGACCTCGCCGCCCGGATCTCGGGGATGGCCCGGGGCACCGGGGGGCGGATCGATGCCGCCTATCGCCTGGCCCTCGGCCGATCCCCGGGCGAGGAGGAGCGTTCGGCGCTGGCGAACTACGCCGGGGAGCACGGGCTCGAGGCGGCATGCCGACTGGTCCTGAACCTCAACGAGTTCGCCTTCGTCGATTGA